cacgaacgagttcacactggggagagaccgttcacctgctctgactgtgggaaggaattcactcggttatccaacctgcagacacaccagcgagttcacactggggagaggcctttcacctgctcagtgtgtgggaaggaattcactcagttatccagcctgcagcgacaccagcgagttcacactggggagaggccattcacctgctctgtgtgtgataagggattcgctcggttatcccacctgcagacacaccagcgagttcacactggagagaggcctttcacctgctctcagtgtgaaaagggattcactgacattggcaacctgcggaaacacgaacgagttcacactggagagaggccattcatctgcactcagtgtgaaaagggattcactgacattggaaacctgcagagacacgaacgagttcacactggggagaggccattcacctgctctcagtgtgaaaagggattcactaacattggcaGCCTGCGAAGACACGAACGagtccacaccggggagaggccattcatctgcactgtgtgtgataagaaattcactcggttaccccacctgcagacacaccagcgagttcacaccggggagaagccgttcatctgcactgtgtgtgataagggattcactcagttaccccacctgcagacacaccagagagttcacaccggggagaagccgttcatctgcactgtgtgtgataagggatttgctcattcatgcagcctgctgaaacacaatgtcaatcacaccaagagcaggccctttaaatgctctgactgcaggaggggtttcaaaagctcacagctactgatgtcccaccagcacgTTCACTCTGAAGAGAGaatgttcagctgctctcactgcacaaagagctttagaacctcctccaacctgatgaaacacgagcgaggtcacactggggagagcccgttcacctctccgactgggaaaagattcactcagtcatcacttgctgagccacaatgtcactcacagcaatgagagaccctttaaatgttcCGActctgggagtgggtttaaaagctctcaggtactggAAGTTCCACAagcacattcacactgaggagagaccattcagctgctctcactgcacaaagtggtttcaaacatcatccacattgtggagacaccagcaagttcacactggaaagaagccattcacctgctctcactgtggagagggattcactcggtcgtccaacatgctgagacaccgaaGGGTTCACACGTGATGactggttagattctgctgttattcctgctgtcaatcacatccaggactgaacattgagtgagtggagggatttgtctcctcgtcaactcctggtgctcggacgtggcgaccctggtgaactactgctccccggatctggaatacccgactgtgaagtactgTCCATACTACattttgtaattttctttgttctttcttggaaaataggtgacaggtttagataaaggatctggatcggtgcaggctgggagggccgaagggcctgttcctgtgctgtaattttctttattcttaccttccacggagttcacttctgccatcatcacggcggtctacatcccaccccaggcggaagtgaagaaggcgcttgatgaattgtacaccgctataaataacaataaaacagaatacctggaggccttgttcaccaTGGCTAGGTACTTCAACCAGATCAACCTCGAGTGTactaccaaaattccaccaacGCATCTTCTGTCCCAACAGGGGTGCCAACatccttgggaacctgaattgtagctccagtatacaggaggttgagtgtagtgaggtcatgagtaaggtttcaacgtttctaggagtgtaccagcaggcaggaaggtggtttaaagtgtgtttacttcaatgcctggagcatctggaataaggtgggtgaacttgcggcatgggttggtacctgggacttcgatgttgtggccatctcggagacatggatagagcagggacaggaatggttgttgcaggtgccggggtttagatatttcatgaagctcagggaaggtggtaaacgagggggaggggtggcattgttagtcaaggacagtattacggtggaagaaagaatgtttgatgaggacacgtctactgaggtagtatgggctgaggttagaaacaggaaaggtgaggtcaccctgttaggggttttctataggcctccgaaaagttccagagatgtagaggaaaggattgcaaagatgattctggataggagcgaaggtaacagggtagttcttatgggagactttaactttccaaatagtgactggaaacgctatagttcgagtactttagatgggtccgtttttgtccagtgtgtgcaggagggtttcctgacacagtatgtagataggccaatgagaggcgaggccatattggatttggtactgggtaatgaaccaggacaggtgttagatttggaggtaggtgagcactttggtgatagtgaccacaattcgattacgtttactttagtgatggaaagggataggtatataccgcagggcaagagttatatctgggggaaaggcaattatgatgcgatgaggcaagacttaggatgcattggatggagaggaaaactgcaggggatgggcacaatggaaatgtggagcttgttcaaggaacagaggatgtgggtcgagcgagggaaccgtggtttactaaagcagttgaaacacttgtcatgaggaagaaggaggcttatgtaaagatgagacgtgaaggttcagttagggcgctcgagagttacaagttagctaggaaggacctaaagagagagctaagaagagccaggaggtgacatgagaagtttttggcaggtaggatcaaggataaccctaaagctttctatagttatgtcaggaataaaagaatgactagggtaagagtagggccagtcaaagacagtagtgggaagttgtgcgtggagtccgaggaaataggagaggtgctaaatgaatatttttcgtcagtatttgcacaggaaaaggacaatgttgtcgaggagaatactgagatacaggctactagactcgaagggcttgaggttcagaaggaggaggtgttagcaattctggaaagtgtgaaaatagataagtcccctgggccagatgcgaTTTATCCTCGgagtctctgggaagctagggaggagattgctgagcctttggctttgatctttaagtcatctttgtctccaggaatagtgccagaagactagaggatagcaaatgttgtccccttgttcaagaaggggagtagagacaaccccagtaactatagaccagtgaaccttacttctgttgtgggcaaagtcttggaaaggtttattagagataggatgtagaatcatctggaaaggaataatttgattagagatagtcaacacggttttgtgaagggtaggtcattcctcacaaaccttattgagttctttgagaaggtgatcaaacaggtgaatgagggtaaagcagttgatgtgctttatatggatttcagtaaagcgtttgataaggttccccacggtaggctattgcaaaaaatacggaggcatgggattcaggatgatttagcggtttggatcagaaattggctagctggaagaagacaaagggtggtggatgatgggaaatgttcagactggagtgcagttactagtggtgtaccacaaggatctgttttggggccactgctgtttgtcgtttttataaatgacctggaggaaggcgtagaaggatgggtgagtaaatttgcagatgacactaaagtcggtggagttgtggacagtgtggaaggatgttacaagttacagagggacatagataagctgcagcgctgggctgagaggtggcaaatggagtttaatgcagaaaagtgtgaggtgattcattttggaaggaataacaggaagacagagtactgggctaatggtaagattcttggcagtgtggatgagcagagagatctcggtgtccatgtacataaatccctgaaagttgccacccaggttgagagggttgttaagaaggcgtacggtgtgttagcttttggtagagggattgagtttcggagccatgaggtcatgttgcagctgtacaaaattctggtgcggccgcatttggagtattgcgtgcaattctggtcgccgcattataggaaggacgtggaagcattggaaagggtgcagaggagatttaccagaatgttgcctgctatggggggaagatcttatgaggaaaggctgagggacttgaggctgttttcgttagagagaagaaggttaagaggtgacttaattgaggcatacaagatgatcagaggattggatagggtggacagtgagagcctttttcctcggatggtgatgtctagtatgagggaacatagctttaaattgagggcagatagatataagacagatgtcagaggtaggttctttactcagagagtagtaaggacgtggaatgccctgcctgcaactgtagtggactcgccaacactaagggcattcaaatggtcattggatagacatatggacgataaggggataatgtagatgggctttagagtggtttcacagatcggcgcaacatcgagggccgaagggcctgtattgcgctgtactgttctacgttctTAAGATGTATGGGTTGGGGtgtttggccctgataaattgtccccccagtgtccaggcatgtgcaagttaggttatggggttatgggtgagtggatatgggtagagtgctcttttgaagggtgggtgcagactcgatgggctgaatggcctccttctgcattcaagGGATTCTGTAtctatttctatagcacctttcgtgACCACACGATCTCCTAAAGCATTTTACAgcctttgaagtacttttgaagtgtagtgactgttgtaatgtcggaaattctGGGTACGCCTCATtaataatctttttaaaaatcaatcactcGTCCAACTTCACTGTTGtaagtaacaaggttaaggaagccatgttaaactctgaaacgtgactggacctttattttaaaaattcattctgtatAAACCAAACAGTTTCAAGAAACTGCTGAATGAGGCGAAATTGTTCAAAGTaacaaattgttccagaattttgtaaaGCGACAGGGTATCATATCCTGCCAAAGTCTGGCTCAAGTGTAAGACTCATTGTTCAATCCAATCAAAGTTAGtaagaaagaaagtgattgtcttccATAAAAGTCTTTTCCAACCAGTGGATATAGTATTAACCGaatgtattaattaaagattacgATATTAATTAGCTACCAGTCAGTGACAGATGACTGATTAAGTAATGAGCCTTAATTGAGTTACAATAAAATAATCAACAATGAATCAGTAGTTCTAATAAGagactgagttttatttgctgtaaaaatgtaaaaacTAATTGCTGTGtctgtaaagaatgtgcaatgaggataaatgtactggcaagagagaccttcaagctctgattagcctcaacatttgaaactctgAATAAggcattgtatagaatcagataaacggttagtatgaaacagttctattgtattcctgtctaagataatgagagaaggtggtgtcagtaattggggatccaattaaattaatccagtgaccaacttgaccaatggtcatgttacaacaggcccaactctgacgtgaggtaatggtcactttggggataaaagtagaggttccgaaggtcttccttgctggccaagtgctgaagactcctgaggccgagttccaaggaaatgaatgtcaaagaaggagccagactcccgaggctgaattccacatgaattactgtcaaagaaggagccagagtggGTTACGCTTCTGCAGACCGATCACCcaaatgaagttgtaaaagtcaacgtCTTAAACTTTCTTTGAATAAACTTTTAAAATTTAATATAAAGCAAATTCTGTCTTTGCCTTAAttgccttgtctgaaccaaagAGAATTTAttcaatggtaagttgggggtggctgaaatcaataaagTTCCAGACAACAAGATCAGAAAACATAAAttttaaaacttgcatttctatagcgcattTTACAGCCacagaatgtcccaaagtgctttacagccaatgaagtacttttgaagtgcagtcactgttgtaatgtaggaaacacagcagccaatttacacacagcaagatcccacacacagcaatgtgataatgagcagatgatgtgtttttagtgatgtagattgagggataaatattgaccaggacaccggggataactccccagctcttcttcaaaatagtggctgtgggaacttttacatccacctgagaggggcagacagggcctcaatttaacatcttatttgaaagaaggctgttctgacagtgcagcattccctcagtgctgggacgaggaatgttggaactgAATTTTGTCCTTGGGTCCCTGGACTGGGCTTTGAACCCGCAACCTTTGACTCCGAGGTGCGAGAGCTGCccgctgagccacagctgacactataGACAGcacaaagttagaaagggaaagttacccttttaaaaaccccaccctttgcctccagtgcctaaatctaataatagaAACCTCAGGATAAATAACACGGATTTGACTGAATAAAGTTTAGAACCACAAGTTTTGACTTTCCATTTGCCCTCGGGCACTTTActgtctattgctcatgtcaatgacaggcaggagatggagctgaggctgaatttggctgagaataacggggcctgtgcaCCAGATGGgcatcgcactaatagagagacaggaaggtgctggaggactgactgggaaatgggcctccgactgattgttatatcggtcactcagagctaaagagaaacccatctctttaaatacatatacagggaagaggctgcaatgaaatctgtcccttttaacctgcacaaaagcaggaggctcagattcacaggctgcaggaggagaccatttgacccattgtgtccctgctatctctttgaaaggtcTCTCTGATTCGTCCAACTACTCTGATCTTTCCCCAgaaccctgcaaattcttcccattCAAATATTCACCCTTTGGAAAgataccattgaatctgctttcaaacagatcagaacaactcgctgtgtcaaataaaataaaatctcatctccccctctggctcctttgccaattatctTGGAGGgattcactttctgttaaagagccagtcaacccctcacccactttccctaaagtacatcaatCTAATTatgaaaagtccagaaaaatcaaatgtttttactgataaaagtttattaatgaAGCAGAACACGGGTAATAAAGTccagaaaatgacttgaggatcatagacaaccagagtaaaaggatattCACAATATTCTGGACACAAATGGTTTCTCTTTAATTCATCTGgagcctgttccctgccctctttgtggaaacCTCCGCtc
This portion of the Scyliorhinus torazame isolate Kashiwa2021f chromosome 5, sScyTor2.1, whole genome shotgun sequence genome encodes:
- the LOC140420098 gene encoding uncharacterized protein is translated as MEKPWKCEDCGKGFRAPDELARHQRSHTGERPFTCSQCLKGFTDTGSLRRHERVHTGERPFTCSDCGKEFTRLSNLQTHQRVHTGERPFTCSVCGKEFTQLSSLQRHQRVHTGERPFTCSVCDKGFARLSHLQTHQRVHTGERPFTCSQCEKGFTDIGNLRKHERVHTGERPFICTQCEKGFTDIGNLQRHERVHTGERPFTCSQCEKGFTNIGSLRRHERVHTGERPFICTVCDKKFTRLPHLQTHQRVHTGEKPFICTVCDKGFTQLPHLQTHQRVHTGEKPFICTVCDKGFAHSCSLLKHNVNHTKSRPFKCSDCRRGFKSSQLLMSHQHVHSEERMFSCSHCTKSFRTSSNLMKHERGHTGESPFTSPTGKRFTQSSLAEPQCHSQQ